One genomic region from Verrucomicrobiia bacterium encodes:
- a CDS encoding YbhB/YbcL family Raf kinase inhibitor-like protein: MPQLTLTSPSFRNNQPIPVKHTCGGEDVSPALKWEGAPAGTKSFALIADDTDAPGGTWVHWLIYDMDTSELPENTSKIDAVGTRLMVNPSGAKTWFAAQGMNDFGKVGYGGPCPPRGHGAHHYHFRLYALDVELKLASRATRQQLEAAMKGHIIAEAELVGTFQRE; encoded by the coding sequence GTGCCACAATTAACTTTGACGAGTCCGAGTTTTCGCAACAACCAACCGATACCGGTCAAACATACGTGCGGTGGCGAGGATGTGTCACCTGCGTTGAAGTGGGAAGGGGCGCCTGCCGGCACAAAGAGCTTCGCGTTGATCGCGGACGATACCGATGCGCCCGGCGGTACGTGGGTGCATTGGTTGATCTATGACATGGACACTTCCGAATTGCCGGAGAATACGTCCAAGATCGATGCTGTGGGAACGCGGCTCATGGTCAACCCGTCCGGAGCCAAGACGTGGTTTGCGGCGCAGGGGATGAATGATTTCGGGAAGGTCGGCTATGGTGGGCCGTGTCCGCCGCGCGGTCACGGCGCGCATCATTATCACTTCCGACTATACGCCCTCGACGTGGAACTAAAACTGGCATCCCGTGCGACTCGTCAGCAGCTCGAAGCAGCGATGAAGGGCCACATCATCGCGGAAGCGGAGTTAGTGGGGACGTTCCAGCGGGAGTAA
- a CDS encoding NADAR family protein — protein MTIRVCCCLLLVSFAANALADSPTITRDPKYPAYWWTPVSKEGAPAWEILPQEAGPGEVILSKRNELGLLSNFAATPFEFHGKRYASLEGFWQMMKYPEDTNDLRATFPGLEWKLTREQVAQLTAFDAKHAGSVADANMKKMGITWVTFEGKRIEPRSTTSDEYYKLIVEATRAKVAQNPEVQKVLLATGDLVLKPDHHQEPDAAPAWRYYEILTTIRTELQKKQEPITPAGTSPLTPLPR, from the coding sequence ATGACCATTCGCGTATGTTGCTGTCTGCTTCTCGTTTCCTTCGCGGCAAACGCCTTAGCCGATTCCCCGACCATTACGCGCGACCCGAAGTACCCGGCATATTGGTGGACGCCAGTCTCGAAGGAAGGCGCTCCTGCGTGGGAAATCCTGCCGCAAGAAGCCGGGCCCGGCGAAGTGATTCTGTCAAAGCGCAACGAGCTTGGGCTGCTTTCCAATTTCGCGGCGACTCCGTTTGAATTTCATGGCAAGCGCTACGCCAGCCTCGAGGGATTCTGGCAGATGATGAAGTATCCCGAGGACACCAACGACCTGCGCGCAACATTTCCGGGGTTGGAATGGAAACTGACACGCGAACAGGTTGCGCAACTCACCGCGTTCGATGCCAAGCACGCCGGCTCGGTGGCTGACGCAAACATGAAGAAAATGGGCATCACGTGGGTCACGTTCGAAGGCAAGCGCATCGAACCCCGTTCCACCACATCAGACGAGTATTACAAACTCATTGTCGAAGCGACGCGCGCAAAAGTCGCGCAGAATCCCGAAGTACAGAAGGTGTTGCTCGCCACGGGCGATCTCGTGTTGAAACCCGATCACCACCAGGAACCCGACGCTGCCCCCGCGTGGCGCTACTACGAAATCCTCACAACCATCCGCACCGAGCTACAGAAGAAGCAGGAACCCATTACTCCCGCTGGAACGTCCCCACTAACTCCGCTTCCGCGATGA
- a CDS encoding phytoene/squalene synthase family protein: MSTTQTELIGPLLRDVSRSFYLTLRVLPPEIRPQVSLAYLLARATDTIADTKAVPRAKRIFALQQLQNLSHVPELGAIAGQQTSDGERQLLERLEDCIVTLGQFDEADSRRIQELLKIIVSGQIFDLKRFPGETEKELVALSNDEELDRYTYMVAGCVGEFWTKMCMAHLPALNDWKAEEMCALGVRFGKGLQLVNVLRDIPKDLRIGRCYLPVGAPSALLDPKNFETIRPVYAHWLDTALAHLDAGWQYTMRIPRSELRLRLACVWPIWIGLMTMARLRTENPLGPAHRIKISRGEVYGVMARSFMSSRSDAALNHSHDVLRAAAAG; this comes from the coding sequence ATGAGTACCACGCAAACTGAACTGATCGGCCCACTGCTGCGCGACGTGTCGCGTTCCTTCTATCTCACGTTGCGCGTGTTGCCGCCGGAGATTCGACCGCAGGTTTCGCTGGCCTACCTGTTGGCGCGGGCGACCGACACGATCGCGGACACGAAAGCGGTGCCGCGAGCGAAACGCATTTTCGCGCTGCAACAGCTTCAGAATTTGTCGCATGTGCCGGAGTTGGGAGCCATCGCGGGACAACAAACTTCTGATGGCGAACGGCAACTGTTGGAACGATTAGAAGACTGCATTGTCACGCTGGGACAGTTTGATGAAGCGGATAGTCGTCGAATCCAGGAGTTGTTGAAGATTATTGTCAGCGGCCAAATTTTCGACCTCAAACGCTTTCCCGGCGAGACGGAGAAAGAGTTGGTGGCGCTCTCCAACGACGAAGAACTGGACCGCTACACATATATGGTGGCCGGTTGCGTCGGGGAATTCTGGACGAAGATGTGCATGGCGCATCTACCGGCATTGAACGACTGGAAAGCCGAGGAAATGTGCGCACTCGGAGTGCGTTTTGGGAAGGGACTACAACTCGTGAATGTGCTTCGCGACATCCCGAAAGACCTGCGCATTGGTCGTTGCTATCTACCCGTGGGCGCGCCCAGTGCGTTGCTAGACCCCAAGAACTTTGAAACGATTCGTCCGGTCTATGCACACTGGCTGGATACGGCGTTGGCGCATCTGGACGCAGGCTGGCAATACACGATGCGAATTCCGCGATCTGAGCTCCGATTGCGGCTGGCGTGTGTATGGCCGATCTGGATTGGGCTGATGACCATGGCTCGATTGCGCACTGAGAACCCGCTTGGTCCGGCACACCGCATCAAGATTTCGCGGGGTGAAGTCTACGGCGTAATGGCTCGATCGTTTATGTCTAGTCGCAGTGACGCGGCGTTAAACCACTCGCACGACGTGCTCCGGGCTGCGGCAGCAGGTTAG
- the dapA gene encoding 4-hydroxy-tetrahydrodipicolinate synthase — MFTGTHTALITPFTKDGKVDEPRLRQLVEQQIAAGIDGLVPCGTTGESPTLDHEEHNHVIELVVKFAAKRCAVIAGTGSNSTAEAVFMTQYAKKVGADASLQVAPYYNKPTQAGLYAHFRAIAEQADIPLILYNIPGRCGVDIANDTIARLRSDLPKHIVGLKEATGVVDRVSQLRGLVDRDFCILSGDDSLTLPMMSVGAVGVISVVSNMIPRELTEMTHAALKGDFERAGRIHAKLFPLFKDLFIETNPVPLKAAMAMMGLCEETYRLPLVPMGDANRAQLKKTLQALGLVKA, encoded by the coding sequence ATGTTTACGGGTACCCATACGGCACTCATCACGCCGTTTACCAAAGACGGGAAGGTCGACGAGCCGCGGCTGCGGCAGCTTGTCGAACAGCAGATCGCCGCCGGCATCGACGGCCTAGTTCCCTGCGGGACGACCGGCGAATCGCCCACGCTTGACCACGAGGAGCACAACCACGTTATCGAGTTGGTAGTGAAGTTTGCGGCGAAACGGTGCGCGGTCATTGCCGGCACGGGGTCGAACTCGACCGCTGAGGCGGTTTTTATGACGCAATACGCGAAGAAGGTCGGCGCGGACGCGTCGCTGCAGGTCGCGCCGTATTACAACAAGCCGACACAGGCAGGACTCTACGCTCACTTCCGCGCGATTGCGGAACAGGCGGACATCCCGCTCATCCTTTATAACATTCCCGGACGCTGCGGCGTGGACATCGCAAACGACACGATTGCGCGACTGCGAAGCGATTTGCCCAAACACATTGTTGGGCTGAAAGAAGCGACGGGCGTTGTGGACCGCGTCAGTCAGTTGCGCGGGCTGGTTGACCGCGATTTTTGCATCCTTTCGGGCGACGATTCACTGACACTGCCGATGATGAGCGTTGGGGCGGTTGGCGTGATTAGTGTGGTTTCCAACATGATCCCGCGGGAGTTGACAGAAATGACTCACGCTGCCTTGAAGGGCGACTTCGAGCGGGCGGGTCGCATCCATGCGAAACTATTTCCACTCTTCAAAGATCTTTTTATTGAGACGAATCCTGTTCCGCTCAAAGCAGCCATGGCGATGATGGGCCTGTGCGAAGAAACGTATCGGCTGCCCCTCGTGCCCATGGGTGACGCAAATCGCGCTCAATTGAAGAAGACGCTGCAAGCCCTCGGCTTGGTGAAGGCGTGA
- a CDS encoding dihydrodipicolinate reductase C-terminal domain-containing protein has translation MSPIKVIICGAKGRMGRALISCVQDDPELHLVAEVDQGDDLATVISRADVLVDFSVHEATATVAKLAAAHKKALVIGTTGHGDDEKKVVRGLTTAIPVVWSANYSTGVNALFWLTQKAAEIVGNEWEVEVVETHHTAKKDAPSGTAKRLQEILKHVRGKDAPAHALRIGDVVGDHTVTFGTPGERLELTHRAASRESFARGALRAAKWAVKQKPGLYDMQDVLGLR, from the coding sequence GTGAGCCCCATCAAGGTCATCATCTGCGGCGCCAAGGGCCGTATGGGACGCGCACTCATTTCGTGTGTGCAGGACGATCCCGAATTGCACCTCGTCGCTGAGGTTGATCAAGGCGATGACCTCGCGACGGTCATTTCACGGGCGGACGTCCTGGTCGACTTTTCCGTGCATGAGGCAACCGCTACGGTCGCCAAGTTGGCGGCCGCTCACAAAAAGGCGCTGGTGATCGGCACCACGGGCCATGGGGACGACGAAAAGAAGGTCGTGCGGGGGTTGACGACGGCGATTCCTGTCGTTTGGTCGGCGAATTACAGCACAGGCGTGAACGCGTTGTTTTGGTTGACGCAAAAGGCGGCGGAGATTGTTGGCAACGAATGGGAAGTCGAGGTCGTCGAAACTCATCACACCGCCAAAAAAGACGCTCCCAGCGGCACGGCGAAGCGCTTGCAGGAAATCTTGAAACATGTTCGTGGTAAAGATGCGCCCGCCCATGCGCTGCGCATCGGCGATGTCGTCGGCGATCACACGGTCACCTTTGGCACGCCGGGGGAGCGCCTCGAATTGACTCATCGCGCCGCCAGTCGGGAGTCGTTCGCGCGCGGCGCGCTTCGCGCCGCGAAGTGGGCTGTCAAACAGAAACCCGGGCTCTACGACATGCAAGACGTGCTGGGACTTCGCTAA
- the folK gene encoding 2-amino-4-hydroxy-6-hydroxymethyldihydropteridine diphosphokinase yields MKVGLALGSNLGDRLKHLQQAKAYLLSLSNEGWHVASPLYETEPLGCPPNSPKFLNTVLEIEFGGAPKTLLKKIQAYEVAHGRDRDLPKNAARTIDIDVLYFGEKEILEKDLVVPHPRMAERRFVLLPLSTIQPDMIVKGTGKTVRMLLRELRGGDGEVKFVQHDW; encoded by the coding sequence ATGAAAGTCGGACTGGCTCTTGGGTCGAATCTCGGCGACCGGCTGAAACACTTACAGCAGGCCAAGGCGTACTTGTTGAGCTTGTCGAACGAAGGCTGGCATGTCGCCTCGCCGTTGTACGAGACGGAACCATTGGGGTGTCCGCCGAATTCGCCGAAGTTTCTAAACACTGTGCTGGAAATCGAGTTTGGCGGCGCGCCAAAGACGTTGCTGAAGAAGATCCAAGCCTACGAGGTCGCGCACGGACGTGATCGCGACCTGCCGAAGAATGCGGCGCGCACGATCGACATCGACGTTCTTTACTTCGGCGAGAAGGAAATCCTGGAGAAAGACCTGGTGGTGCCGCATCCGCGTATGGCGGAGCGGCGGTTTGTGTTGCTGCCGCTGTCAACGATCCAGCCGGACATGATTGTGAAAGGCACGGGCAAGACGGTGCGGATGCTCTTGCGGGAGTTGCGAGGCGGGGACGGAGAGGTTAAATTCGTGCAGCACGATTGGTGA
- the panB gene encoding 3-methyl-2-oxobutanoate hydroxymethyltransferase, whose product MNEHKINIHTLRSMKQHGEKIVALTAYDFFTAKIMDEVGVHLILVGDSVGMAVLGYENTLPVTMDDMIHHTKAVARAKPNALVVADMPFMSYASVSTALENAGRLIQAGAEAVKVEGGESIAEQVRALVASGIPVLGHIGLLPQSILETGGYKIQGRTPQSAEGLLRDAQVLEKAGVFAMVVEGTVTRVVEQVTKSVAVPTIGIGGGAHCDGQILVSNDMLGLFTWFTPKHVKRYANLSEEMRKAFAAYKRDVESGKFPGAEQSFQ is encoded by the coding sequence ATGAACGAGCATAAGATCAACATCCATACGTTGCGGTCGATGAAGCAACACGGCGAGAAGATCGTGGCGCTGACCGCCTACGATTTCTTCACCGCGAAAATCATGGACGAGGTTGGCGTGCACCTGATCCTCGTTGGCGATTCGGTGGGGATGGCAGTACTAGGGTATGAGAACACGCTGCCCGTGACCATGGACGACATGATCCATCATACGAAGGCCGTGGCGCGCGCCAAGCCGAATGCCCTGGTCGTCGCGGACATGCCGTTTATGAGTTATGCGAGCGTGAGCACGGCGCTGGAGAATGCCGGACGCTTGATTCAAGCCGGCGCCGAAGCGGTAAAGGTGGAGGGTGGCGAGTCGATCGCCGAGCAGGTCCGGGCGCTGGTGGCGTCCGGCATTCCGGTACTCGGTCACATTGGTTTGCTGCCGCAATCCATCCTCGAAACGGGCGGCTACAAGATACAAGGTCGCACACCCCAATCGGCGGAGGGACTGTTGCGCGATGCCCAAGTGCTGGAGAAAGCGGGTGTGTTCGCGATGGTCGTCGAAGGGACGGTCACCCGCGTGGTGGAGCAGGTGACAAAGTCGGTAGCCGTGCCGACGATTGGAATTGGCGGGGGGGCGCATTGTGACGGACAAATCCTGGTGAGCAATGACATGCTCGGGCTCTTCACCTGGTTCACACCGAAGCACGTAAAGCGTTATGCGAACCTGTCCGAAGAGATGCGCAAGGCGTTTGCGGCGTACAAACGCGATGTTGAATCCGGTAAGTTCCCGGGCGCCGAGCAGAGTTTCCAGTAG
- a CDS encoding LL-diaminopimelate aminotransferase — protein MYNRADMTESYIQQLFAERIGGKTFGKSTAIYKFEKIKRAKRAALDAHPHGELIDLGVGEPDEMAFPLSVRALSEEVQKPENRGYADNGGPEYRRAAAQWMERVFGVTGLDPESEITHSIGSKAALSLLPATLINPGDVVIMTVPGYPVFGTHAQWYGGEVHNLKLTAANNFLPDLDSIPHEVLKRAKAIVLNYPNNPTGASATAEFFAHTVDFAQKNKLVIISDAAYGALVFDGKPLSILSVPGAKDVAIELHSMSKAFNMTGWRLGFVCGNPRLVAAYNNVKDNSDSGQFLAIQKACAATLAHPEITAKIAAKYSRRMDSLVACLRKYGFDATKPRGSFFLYVRAPKAVADSEGNRTAFLSAEDVSQWLITQKLISTVPWDEAGPYLRFSVTFVAKGEADERRVVGEIDKRLAGLKFEF, from the coding sequence ATGTATAATCGTGCTGATATGACGGAATCGTATATTCAACAACTTTTCGCCGAGCGCATCGGGGGCAAGACGTTCGGCAAGAGCACGGCCATCTATAAATTTGAGAAGATCAAACGCGCCAAACGCGCGGCGCTGGACGCCCATCCACACGGCGAATTGATCGACCTCGGCGTCGGCGAGCCGGACGAAATGGCGTTTCCGCTCAGCGTGCGCGCGTTGAGCGAGGAAGTGCAGAAACCTGAAAACCGCGGCTATGCCGACAACGGTGGCCCCGAGTACCGCCGCGCCGCGGCGCAATGGATGGAACGCGTGTTCGGCGTGACGGGACTCGATCCCGAGTCGGAGATCACGCACAGCATCGGCAGCAAGGCCGCGTTGTCGCTTTTGCCGGCGACGTTGATCAACCCCGGCGACGTGGTGATCATGACGGTGCCGGGCTATCCGGTGTTCGGCACACACGCGCAGTGGTACGGCGGCGAGGTCCACAACCTGAAGCTGACCGCAGCGAACAACTTTCTTCCCGATCTGGACTCGATCCCGCACGAGGTACTCAAGCGCGCGAAGGCCATCGTCCTGAATTACCCAAACAATCCAACGGGCGCGAGCGCGACGGCGGAATTCTTCGCGCACACCGTTGACTTCGCGCAGAAAAACAAGCTCGTTATCATCTCCGACGCCGCGTATGGCGCTCTCGTGTTCGACGGCAAACCCCTGTCGATTCTGTCCGTCCCCGGTGCAAAGGACGTCGCCATCGAACTGCACTCAATGAGCAAGGCCTTCAATATGACCGGCTGGCGGCTCGGGTTTGTCTGCGGCAATCCCCGGCTCGTTGCCGCCTACAATAACGTGAAGGACAACAGTGACAGCGGCCAGTTCCTGGCGATCCAGAAGGCCTGCGCCGCGACGCTCGCGCATCCCGAAATTACCGCCAAAATCGCCGCCAAATACTCGCGCCGCATGGATTCGCTCGTCGCGTGCCTTCGCAAATATGGTTTCGACGCCACGAAACCGAGGGGTTCTTTCTTTCTCTACGTGCGCGCGCCGAAAGCGGTTGCGGACAGTGAAGGCAACCGCACCGCGTTCCTGTCCGCGGAAGACGTGTCGCAGTGGTTGATCACGCAGAAACTGATCTCGACCGTCCCCTGGGATGAGGCGGGGCCGTACTTGCGTTTCTCCGTGACCTTCGTGGCGAAAGGCGAAGCCGACGAGCGGCGCGTGGTCGGGGAAATCGACAAGCGGCTCGCGGGACTGAAGTTCGAGTTCTAG
- a CDS encoding class I SAM-dependent methyltransferase: MVAGKIAPAAYCVTDKISRASVALGIDCGIVLSTLLGHKMQPNEIGRSYDTIANVWQEPHIQSNGIAQFERAIKFTKIRNHALDIGCGSSGRFFDFLLKHGFQVEGIDISEKMVALARQRHPNVPLHQADICTWNLPREYDFISAWDSTWHLPLEKQELVLRKICEGLTQNGVFIFTTGGLDEPGEKSDSCMGPPMYYSVLGIPKTLELLTRFGCICRHLEYDQYPEQHLYVIAQRIQQ; encoded by the coding sequence ATGGTCGCGGGCAAAATAGCGCCCGCTGCGTATTGCGTCACGGACAAAATCAGCCGTGCATCCGTTGCACTTGGAATCGACTGCGGAATTGTGCTATCCACTCTGTTAGGTCATAAGATGCAACCAAACGAAATTGGCCGCAGTTACGACACCATTGCAAATGTCTGGCAGGAGCCTCACATCCAATCGAACGGAATTGCCCAGTTCGAGCGCGCGATCAAGTTCACGAAGATCCGTAACCATGCCCTGGATATTGGTTGTGGAAGTAGCGGACGCTTTTTCGACTTCTTACTCAAGCATGGGTTTCAAGTCGAAGGAATCGACATCTCGGAGAAGATGGTCGCGTTGGCCAGACAACGCCATCCGAATGTTCCACTTCACCAGGCGGACATCTGCACATGGAATCTCCCTCGAGAATATGACTTCATTTCGGCATGGGATAGCACGTGGCATCTCCCCCTTGAAAAGCAGGAACTCGTTCTACGGAAGATTTGTGAGGGACTGACCCAGAACGGCGTCTTTATCTTCACCACAGGAGGCCTTGATGAGCCTGGTGAGAAGTCTGACTCCTGCATGGGACCTCCGATGTATTACAGCGTTTTAGGCATACCAAAAACACTGGAACTGTTAACGCGGTTCGGCTGCATTTGCCGACATCTCGAGTATGACCAGTATCCCGAACAGCACCTCTACGTGATAGCGCAGAGGATCCAGCAGTAA
- the panC gene encoding pantoate--beta-alanine ligase produces MEFLQTAQEMQAAAIVVRRSGRRVALVPTMGALHEGHAALMRKAREQGAVVVVSVYVNPTQFGPQEGFKQYPRDLDADARLCEREKVDAVFAPSDDEMYPGGVQATEFVEENVLARRLEGERRPGHFRGVCTVVAKLFNIVQPDIALFGQKDYQQLKVVQRMVRDLRFPIEVVPVPTVREADGLALSSRNQRLSTAERAEATVLWKALGIAHDLFNEGERNVHQLETAMSRAVELAPSARLDYAQIVDAESLEPVNDVQRGNIALIAAHVGKVRLIDNLIL; encoded by the coding sequence ATGGAGTTTCTCCAAACCGCACAAGAAATGCAGGCAGCGGCGATCGTCGTGAGGCGGTCGGGGCGGCGTGTGGCGCTGGTGCCGACGATGGGGGCGCTGCACGAGGGGCATGCGGCGTTGATGCGGAAGGCACGGGAGCAAGGTGCGGTGGTCGTGGTCAGTGTGTATGTCAACCCGACACAGTTTGGGCCGCAGGAAGGCTTCAAACAATATCCGCGCGATCTGGATGCCGATGCACGACTGTGCGAGCGTGAGAAGGTGGATGCCGTCTTTGCGCCATCGGACGACGAAATGTATCCCGGGGGAGTGCAAGCTACCGAGTTTGTTGAAGAAAACGTGCTCGCGCGGCGGCTGGAGGGGGAGCGGCGGCCGGGTCATTTTCGCGGCGTATGCACCGTGGTGGCGAAGCTTTTCAATATTGTTCAGCCGGACATCGCGCTTTTCGGCCAGAAGGATTACCAGCAACTGAAGGTTGTCCAGCGCATGGTGCGCGATCTTCGTTTCCCGATTGAAGTTGTCCCCGTCCCGACGGTTCGTGAGGCCGACGGGCTGGCGCTCAGCAGTCGCAATCAGCGTCTTTCAACAGCTGAGCGTGCCGAAGCCACCGTGCTGTGGAAAGCTCTCGGCATCGCACACGATCTCTTCAACGAAGGCGAGCGCAACGTGCACCAACTCGAAACCGCCATGTCGCGTGCCGTGGAACTGGCTCCTTCCGCCCGCCTCGATTACGCCCAGATTGTTGACGCCGAATCACTCGAACCGGTCAACGATGTCCAGCGCGGCAATATCGCGCTCATCGCCGCGCACGTCGGCAAGGTGCGGCTGATCGATAATCTGATTCTGTAA
- a CDS encoding SUMF1/EgtB/PvdO family nonheme iron enzyme produces MQAKLNSLLIALAVLAGVHSTLAQNPVVTSFGGNGVLVCSNLAQGSLASVEWASTASGPWQTDWTSLAAVMTDTNGSFTASVPMFYRVRGVARGVLIPAGTFTMGDNLDNETDAVPTVAVNVSGFYMDANLVTYSQWQSVFTWATNNGYSFTQVGLGKAADHPVQTVGWYDTVKWCNARSQLAGLAPVYFTDAGLTQVYTTGQIEPYVNWTNSGYRLPTEAEWEKAARGGVNGQRFPWGNTISQSQANYRSFTNQVYDLGPFGFNAAFTNGVQPFTSPVGSFAANGYGLTDMSGNAAEWCWDWYAAPPFPAGSPYLGSTDPRGPTNGTTRCQRNGSWTGQASFLRCADRFGLPSTTANFIGGFRCVRRQ; encoded by the coding sequence ATGCAAGCCAAACTCAACTCCCTGCTCATCGCGCTGGCCGTGCTGGCCGGCGTTCATTCGACACTGGCACAGAACCCGGTCGTGACCTCCTTCGGCGGCAATGGGGTGTTGGTCTGCAGCAATTTGGCGCAGGGCTCTTTGGCCAGCGTGGAATGGGCATCGACGGCGTCGGGGCCATGGCAAACGGATTGGACGAGTTTGGCTGCCGTGATGACGGATACGAACGGCTCGTTCACGGCGAGCGTGCCCATGTTTTATCGCGTGCGCGGAGTCGCTCGCGGGGTGTTGATTCCGGCGGGCACATTCACGATGGGGGATAACCTGGATAACGAGACCGATGCCGTTCCCACCGTCGCGGTCAACGTCTCAGGATTTTACATGGATGCGAATCTCGTGACCTACAGCCAATGGCAATCGGTGTTCACGTGGGCCACCAACAATGGTTATAGTTTTACGCAAGTCGGTTTGGGCAAGGCGGCGGATCATCCCGTGCAGACCGTGGGCTGGTATGACACGGTAAAGTGGTGCAATGCGCGGTCGCAACTGGCGGGATTGGCGCCGGTGTATTTCACCGATGCGGGGCTGACGCAGGTTTATACGACCGGGCAAATAGAGCCGTATGTAAATTGGACCAATAGCGGCTATCGGTTGCCGACAGAAGCGGAGTGGGAGAAAGCGGCGCGGGGCGGGGTCAACGGTCAACGGTTTCCGTGGGGCAATACCATTTCCCAAAGTCAGGCCAACTACCGCTCGTTCACGAACCAGGTTTATGATTTGGGTCCATTCGGATTTAATGCCGCCTTTACGAACGGGGTCCAACCCTTTACCAGTCCGGTCGGCTCCTTTGCCGCGAACGGCTATGGACTCACCGATATGTCGGGGAACGCGGCGGAGTGGTGTTGGGACTGGTATGCCGCGCCTCCGTTTCCGGCGGGCAGTCCATATTTGGGCAGCACTGATCCACGCGGACCGACAAACGGAACCACCCGCTGCCAGCGCAACGGTTCCTGGACCGGTCAAGCCAGCTTCCTTCGTTGTGCCGATCGTTTCGGATTGCCTTCCACTACAGCCAATTTCATCGGCGGATTCCGGTGTGTGCGGCGGCAATAG
- a CDS encoding NADPH:quinone reductase translates to MKAIRVYEFGGPDVMKLENVPDPKPVAGQVLVRLHAVGINPVDTYVRAGTYTIKPTLPFTPGSDGAGVIEAIGDGVKQWKRGDRVYIFTTASGIREGAYAQFALCTASQVHSLADNATFPQGAAIGVPYSTAYRALFQKAQAVHGETVFIHGASGGVGIAAVQLAVAHGLRVIGTASTERGQELVKQQGAQHVLDHHAPDYLEKLTTLTDGRGPEVILEMLANVNLGKDLAVLAPHGRVVIIGNRGTIEINPRAAMQRDATILSMMLPNASDTVLASIHAALVAGLATGSLKPVISQELPLKDAPRAHELLMQPGAYGKIVLIP, encoded by the coding sequence ATGAAAGCGATCCGCGTCTACGAATTCGGCGGTCCGGACGTCATGAAGCTGGAGAATGTGCCCGACCCGAAGCCGGTCGCGGGACAGGTGTTGGTTCGGCTGCATGCTGTCGGCATAAACCCTGTGGATACCTATGTCCGCGCCGGCACGTATACGATCAAACCCACGCTGCCATTCACTCCCGGCTCCGACGGCGCAGGAGTCATCGAAGCTATTGGCGACGGCGTGAAACAATGGAAGCGCGGGGATCGTGTGTACATTTTCACGACTGCCAGTGGCATTCGTGAGGGCGCATACGCCCAATTCGCGCTCTGCACCGCGTCGCAGGTTCATTCTCTTGCCGACAACGCCACGTTTCCCCAAGGTGCGGCCATCGGCGTACCGTACAGCACTGCTTATCGCGCGCTTTTCCAAAAAGCACAGGCCGTCCACGGCGAAACCGTCTTTATTCACGGAGCCAGCGGTGGCGTGGGCATCGCCGCGGTGCAACTTGCCGTCGCACATGGCTTGCGCGTGATTGGCACTGCCAGCACTGAGCGCGGACAAGAATTGGTGAAGCAACAAGGCGCACAACACGTCCTTGACCATCATGCTCCGGACTATCTGGAAAAATTAACCACTCTCACTGATGGTCGCGGTCCGGAAGTGATCTTGGAGATGCTCGCCAACGTCAATCTCGGCAAGGACCTTGCCGTCCTTGCTCCCCATGGTCGCGTAGTGATCATTGGTAATCGCGGCACCATCGAGATCAACCCGCGCGCCGCCATGCAACGCGACGCGACGATCCTCAGCATGATGCTACCCAACGCCTCCGACACCGTACTCGCCAGCATCCACGCCGCACTGGTGGCCGGTTTGGCCACTGGCTCCCTGAAGCCGGTCATCAGTCAGGAACTCCCCCTGAAAGACGCGCCGCGCGCCCACGAATTGCTCATGCAACCGGGCGCCTATGGCAAAATCGTGCTGATTCCTTAA